In Bacillus sp. S3, the sequence AGCGTGGAAATTACCCTTAAATTGTTATCTGATCGCCTAAAAGCGAATATCCTGCTGACGAATTTACATTTTGAAGTTGTGAATCAAATCATGTGGCCTCGTAATTCATCTTTAGATGTATTGAAAGTGATCAGGGAGTGTTCACAACATATAGTGAATGGAAGAACGGTAATACAAGAGGTAGATATTAATACCTTATCATGTTTCGTGGAATACAAAAGTATTCAGCAAAAAAATGGAGAGCTTCTTTATCTTTTTGTTATTAAAGAAAATACTAAATTACCTGCTAAGGTGATTGATAAAATTAGTGAAGTTGTACAAGTAGCCATTAATCTATGGGGAGACAAGCATGATGAGGTTAGTGAGTATGCATTGGTAAAAGCGATTATTAATGATGAAAGCGATAAAATGCGAAGGCTGGCTAATCTCCTAAATATTGATGTATCCGCTATTCAAATGATGTGGTTAGTGTATATTAACGATTTGTCCAATGAAAAGAGTATTAGAGATGAGCTGGAAGAAGAGCTTTCAAAGTACTATAAAACTGCAGTTATTCAAACGATTGATCATTGCATTATCGTCCTCCTAGGGAATTATTTATATAAACACCCTGAGTTTGAGATTGCAGCCGAGTTTATCGAAACGACGAATTATTACCCTCAAATATCGGAAATTGTTTATGCACCGAAAATGAGAAATACTCAAGATGTACGTCGTATGTATCAGTTGGTAAATAAAGTGGGTAAGAAAGTCCATACCATCTATCCAATGCGTAAATTGTATACAACAGCGGAAGTCCGATCCATGGATAGAGCCATTGATTTCAGTAAACAAGGGGAGGAAAAGATAGAGGAATGGTTGTCGATCATTTCCCCCATTTTAAATGACGAAGAATCTTTGAGGACATTGATGACCTTTCTTTTAGATGCGAAGGGGAATTTTGATGAGTGTGGAAGACTTCTTTTTATCCACAAAAATACAGTGAAGTATCGAATTAGAAAAATCAGCGAATTGATTGGATGCGATGTAACGGCCTATTCCGAATTTTACGATGTCTATATAGCCTGTATGATTTACCGGGTGGTTAATCACTAGAAAAATCTGAATTCTTGTCAAAATAGACAAAAATTCAGATTTTTTTTTTCCTTTTGAAAAAGACTTACCACTATTCTTTCTTTTATAATAAGAAAAATTAATCAGGAACAAGGGAGGAAGCAATATGAGAAGGGATGGAGAATATCAGTCGTGGTATAGTTTGGGAATTATCTGGGCAGGCGCAATGATTTGTATACCAAGTCTGTTAGTAGGGAATGCACTTATTTCTGGTATGAGCTTACCTAAAGCATTGCTCGTTACTTTTGTTGGATATTCCGTTGTAGTAATCCTTATGATTTTGCAAGGGATTCAAAGTAGTGATTTAGGAAGACCGACCGTTCAAGTCGCAGGACATGTGTTTGGAAAAAAGGGATCTCGAACGATATTATCGATTATTTTAGCCATTGCTTGCTTAGGCTGGTTTGGGATCCAGGCCAATGTTTGCGGGGCAGCGTTAGCTAGTTTGTTAGCTGTGTATGATATTAGTGTTCCTGTCCCATTTGCTTCTTTAATTTGTGGTTTAGTAATGGTGGTTTCTGCCATTTACGGAATCAAAGTGCTGCGGATATTAAGTTATATTGCCGTCCCTTTATTGGTTGTCATTTGTGTATATGGTTTAATTCACACGCTGACTGGAGGAAATTTGCAGGCTATTCAGAACTACACACCTAAAGGCAATATGAGTTTTATGGACGGACTTGCGGTAACGATTGGTTCGTTTGCATTGGGTGCCGTAATAGCTGGTGATTATTCTCAATTTTCGAAAAAACGTTCAGATGTTTTGAAAGCTGCAACCTTTGGAATCATCCCCGCGGGAGTGTTAATGATTGGTGTAGGGGCTGTATTAACCATTGCTTATCAAACAAGTGATATCACGGGCATCTTTCTAAAAATAGCCACTCCCTTTATTGGTGGTGTTGCTTTGATTTTAGCTACATGGAAAACAAATCTAGTAAATGCCATTTCAGGTGGAATAGCTTTGATTAATGTTTTTAACGTTTCTAAGGAAAAGGAAAAATTGGCCGTCGGTATTGCTGGAACAATAGGGACATTGTTGGCAGTGGTAGGGATACTAAATTTCTTTACACCGATTATGTCGATTTTATCAGCCATGATTCCGCCAGTAGCAGGTGTCATGATCGCATCTTATTGGGTGATGAATAAAGGCGACAAAAATAGCTGGAGGGAAATGGAAGGCGTAAATTGGCTAGGTGTATTTTCATGGCTGGTAGGGGCTGTTATTGCAAGTATTCCTGTTGTTTTATCTTTATTCCCAAGTTTACCCCATGTCTCTAATCAGCCCTTGATCGGGATTATCATTTCATTTGTTATTTATTTTGCCGGGCACCGTATATCTGCCCAAAAGACTGTCATATTGGAGGAAAATAGATGAGATATTTAGATAAAGAATCCATTGAAAATATTGCAATTGGAGCTGCTTTTTTAGG encodes:
- a CDS encoding PucR family transcriptional regulator, whose translation is MSQIGVTVKDILQLPSLRGAEVLTGKNNLNRTVSSLSVLEVSNFDFFSKANQAVQEEWYAEELVISSFYSIKDSVEKQCETIQHLHDLGELGLILYYVGIIMPEIPEEVLQLADSQDFIIICMPKNDYSLRYNEVIYEVMETIVSNQTVNDNFVKEALEKVSLLPEHMRSVEITLKLLSDRLKANILLTNLHFEVVNQIMWPRNSSLDVLKVIRECSQHIVNGRTVIQEVDINTLSCFVEYKSIQQKNGELLYLFVIKENTKLPAKVIDKISEVVQVAINLWGDKHDEVSEYALVKAIINDESDKMRRLANLLNIDVSAIQMMWLVYINDLSNEKSIRDELEEELSKYYKTAVIQTIDHCIIVLLGNYLYKHPEFEIAAEFIETTNYYPQISEIVYAPKMRNTQDVRRMYQLVNKVGKKVHTIYPMRKLYTTAEVRSMDRAIDFSKQGEEKIEEWLSIISPILNDEESLRTLMTFLLDAKGNFDECGRLLFIHKNTVKYRIRKISELIGCDVTAYSEFYDVYIACMIYRVVNH
- a CDS encoding cytosine permease, translating into MRRDGEYQSWYSLGIIWAGAMICIPSLLVGNALISGMSLPKALLVTFVGYSVVVILMILQGIQSSDLGRPTVQVAGHVFGKKGSRTILSIILAIACLGWFGIQANVCGAALASLLAVYDISVPVPFASLICGLVMVVSAIYGIKVLRILSYIAVPLLVVICVYGLIHTLTGGNLQAIQNYTPKGNMSFMDGLAVTIGSFALGAVIAGDYSQFSKKRSDVLKAATFGIIPAGVLMIGVGAVLTIAYQTSDITGIFLKIATPFIGGVALILATWKTNLVNAISGGIALINVFNVSKEKEKLAVGIAGTIGTLLAVVGILNFFTPIMSILSAMIPPVAGVMIASYWVMNKGDKNSWREMEGVNWLGVFSWLVGAVIASIPVVLSLFPSLPHVSNQPLIGIIISFVIYFAGHRISAQKTVILEENR